From Natator depressus isolate rNatDep1 chromosome 7, rNatDep2.hap1, whole genome shotgun sequence, the proteins below share one genomic window:
- the GNL3 gene encoding guanine nucleotide-binding protein-like 3 has translation MRRPKLKKASKRMTCHKRYKIQKKVREHSRKLRKEAKKRGHKKPKKDPGIPNAAPFKEEVLREAEQRKQRLEELKQKQKLARQKDLEKKRKLQAKKNATKANKHPEEKESTTKPKAKSNSLLDKNSNKSFCRELKKVIEASDIVLQVLDARDPLGCRCSQVEQIITQSGGNKKLLLVLNKIDLVPRENLEKWLHYLKNEFPTVAFKSSMQLKDRSVQEKKLTKKRARIDLSRGSMCFGSECLLKLLRDHCRTQDKAIQVGVIGFPNVGKSSIINSLKEMRACNVGPVRGVTKCMQTVHIDKQIKMIDSPSIIAAPSNSALALALRSTTDIEESGKLLDAVNAILKHCSKQQMMLYYNIPDFRNSVEFLTLLAQKRGMLKKGGVPHTESAAKLLLYDWTGAKISYHSLLPASRSLSPHLTKEVVAEMKQGFNLEELAKDNMNTIKAVKYPNLASSIVFQSSGLTDGTIEENELTQGISELENMETSEEGEELTEDDQDTDEEEELIEEEGDVQTSSKTNPAKLSVEDESLEKQPAGEQSPTLSFNLDKTADQDDAYDFNTDYV, from the exons GTTCGGGAGCACAGCAGAAAACTCAGGAAAGAGGCCAAGAAACGTGGGCACAAAAAGCCCAAGAAAGATCCAGGAATTCCCAATGCTGCACCTTTTAAGGAAGAGGTTCTTCGTGAAGCTGAGCAAAGGAAGCAAAGG CTTGAAGAACTAAAACAAAAGCAGAAACTTGCTAGGCAGAAAGaccttgaaaagaaaagaaagctacaAGCTAAAAAGAATGCTACCAAAGCAAATAAACATCCAGAGGAAAAG GAATCAACCACGAAACCAAAAGCAAAATCTAACAGTCTGCTGgataaaaattcaaataaatcATTTTGCAGAGAACTTAAAAAG GTGATTGAGGCTTCAGATATAGTCCTGCAGGTCTTAGATGCCAGAGATCCCCTGGGCTGTCGGTGCTCCCAGGTGGAGCAAATCATTACTCAGTCTGGAGGAAACAAAAAGCTATTATTGGTGTTAAACAAAATCG ATCTGGTACCAAGGGAGAACTTGGAGAAATGGTTACATTATTTGAAGAATGAGTTTCCAACGGTCGCTTTTAAATCCTCAATGCAGCTGAAGGACAGAAGCGTG CAGGAGAAGAAGCTCACAAAGAAAAGAGCTCGCATTGACTTGTCAAGAGGCAGCATGTGTTTTGGAAGTGAGTGTCTTTTGAAGCTTCTTCGAGATCACTGCAGGACTCAAGACAAAGCCATTCAAGTTGGGGTGATAg GCTTCCCTAATGTGGGGAAGAGCAGTATAATCAATAGTCTGAAGGAGATGCGGGCCTGTAATGTGGGGCCAGTTAGAGGCGTTACCAA GTGCATGCAGACAGTCCATATTGACAAACAAATCAAGATGATAGACAGCCCAAGCATCATTGCAGCTCCGTCCAACTCTGCTCTTGCTCTGGCTTTGAGGAGCACCACAGATATTGAAGAATCAGGAAAATTATTAGATGCAGTAAATGCTATTCTGAAGCACTGCAGTAAACAGCAA ATGATGCTGTACTACAACATCCCAGACTTCAGAAACTCTGTGGAGTTTTTAACTTTACTTGCACAGAAAAGGGGAATGCTGAAAAAGGGAGGTGTCCCTCACACAGAGAGTGCAGCTAAATTACTACTTTATGACTGGACAGG CGCCAAAATTAGTTACCATTCATTGCTTCCTGCATCACGGAGTCTGTCACCACACCTCACCAAGGAGGTGGTAGCGGAAATGAAGCAGGGTTTTAACTTAGAGGAGCTGGCAAAGGATAATATGAACACTATTAAAG CTGTAAAATATCCCAATCTGGCAAGCAGTAttgttttccagtcttctggcTTGACAGATGGGACAATAGAAGAGAATGAACTAACTCAGGGAATATCAGAACTGGAGAACATGGAAACAAGTGAAGAAGGGGAGGAATTAACTGAAGATGACCAGGACACCGATGAGGAAGAGGAACTCATTGAAGAG GAAGGCGATGTTCAGACAAGCAGCAAAACAAACCCTGCAAAACTGAGTGTGGAGGATGAAAGCTTAGAAAAGCAACCAGCAG GTGAACAGTCCCCTACTTTATCATTCAACTTGGATAAGACAGCTGATCAGGATGATGCTTATGATTTTAATACAGATTATGTGTAA